gagattcaagggaccaatcagagtacacgtggcgcgataatcacatgttattgaaaaaaaaattcaaaaaaaaaaatttatttttttttaaaaaaaaaaatttccgaaattttttttttaaatttttttttttcaatcacatgtgattggatttgacatgcggtaaatcacatgtgattctgcatgccagtcacatgtgattgaaaaaaaaaaatttagtaaaATGACGATTTTCAGttaatttgtgctaaaacctttaaacaccaagtttttgattaaatcaccgaattaaagtctgaaattttgaagatatgatcacgaaacgctaacaaacttgatcaaatcaccaaattaaagtcgctttccggttgaaatttttttttaaaagaaaatttgaattttttttgaaaaaaaaaatgaatttttttttcaatcacatgtgattagatttgacatgcagaatcacatatgattgtgttttacaatcacatgtgattgggctttacaatcacatgtgattggatttgaaatgctaaattttttaaaaaaagtaaaaaaaaaaatttcaaaaaaaaatttcaaaaaaaaaatttcaaaaaaaattattaaaaaaaattttaaattttttttttcaatcacatgtgatttgattgttgcgccacatgtcgcgctctgattgatccgttagatttcaagcaaattattggattcaagggaTTACAACCCTATCTTTGTAACATAATAAAAGTAGCTCACATATTGAATATCATACAACTGGTAAAGTTTAAACATGTGGCGACCAAAGTTATAGACAAATGGAAGTTTTACAACATGGATACATATTATAAGATAAAAATCAATGAGTTTTTTAACAGACCCCAGTAACTTGAAAACGTATTTAAGAAAATGGGGTAGTTTAGAAAATATTTATCATTTAGTGCTATTGTTTTTTCCTTTTAGTTAATTAATAACAATTTGACATCCTAATACTGTAATAAATAAATAGATGATGACGTTGAAATACATAACGTAAGAAATGACCATCGGTTCTCCTGTTTTCCCAATATTCACAATCATTGTCTTCTTTTTAAAAGTCGTAGTCTATCGATCATGTACAATTTTATTGTCAACTAGGAGTGTTCATTATTGATTCCAAATCGATTAACCCAAAAGCGAACCAAAggaaaaccgaaaaaaataaaccAAATTGAATCGATTTTAAATTCGGTCTCGGTTCAGTTTTCAACTTTGAATTTACTTTTCGGTTTAACTTTTTTGAATTCAGTTTACCGAAAATCGAATTCAACTAATAATATAgagtattaaattattaatatatattgacGATAAAccgattttaaaaaacaaaagtgGAATTTAAAAATGACTTTTGGTTAAATTATGATTTTTCGAGTTTTCAGATTTAACTGAATCCAAATTTGATTTTCACTTTGGGTTCGGTTCTGAATTTGAAGGTTCCGAATTTGAATAAGGTTTCGAATTTGAATTCCGTTTCAGTTTTGCCTTCTAACTTTGTAGAACCGAATCAAATAAACCGAAGAAATCGAAAACCAAACTGATGTACACCCCATGTCAATTAAGTATTTGTTATCGTTCCCCCAACCCATAGATTGTCCCTTTTCTCTCGATTCTGTTAGTTTGGCACAGTCCGTTATGAGagatttttgttgttgtaaatggcaAGTTTACTGGAGATTTACCATTCCATATTATTTGGTGGTACGCTACAAGTGTACGGATGTATTGGTGTATACAGTGAGTCAGAGTAAATAATAATATTGGGCATTTAACGTATGTAAATCTCTTAAAGCAATCAATGAAAATTCAGATTTAAAAAgaaaaaatgtattttataaatatttgTAAAAGTACATGACTCCTTTAAATACTTTTTAAATTTACCACCATCCCTTAAAAAACTCGATGAACTTCatttaataagatttataatatatatatatatatatatatatatatatatatatatatatatatatatatatatatatatatatatatatatatatatatatactagttttatgagcccgtgcgttgcacgacgatTTTAGATTCTTATTCGATAACGTTAGTAGTAATAcctatcaaatgtataatacaattacaatgtaaaaatattttattattgataatatttgtATAGAAAGCCTTGCTATTGAATAATAACGCATAAATTGTGAGCCCGTCCGTTGGAaccattttaatttcaattgataatCAATCGATAAAACACCAAACTTAAATTCGTAAAACATTGCTTTAAAATTGATCGTTAGTAGTAGTTTTTATGTAAATTTCTAATTGAATATTTTGTTGGTACAAACTAATATAATTATGTCAAAATCTCAAGTGAAGGAATGCAAACATAGATTTAAATATAAGGATTATCAAATCATTATAtggtttttggtcgtttgcatatgGTCATATATAGTTTTTGTTCTTTTAGTGTACCACTTTTCAGGTATGCCTTAAGCACCTCACAGCAGCCTAAGGTacgtttttcatatatatatatatatatatatatatatatatatatatatatatatatatatatatatatatatatatatatatatatattatttatttatttattttctttctattatttaattttttttcttctaattACGGTCCTACTAAGTGAGGCAATAGCGAGTGTCGATTTATGGGCTACTTGACTGCTACTTcgagcctaaattgaacttcagATATGTTTctaaaactcatgaaaatttgattccaCCATTTTCACGACgtctttatttaattatttatttatttatttttattttagctttatttatttatttatctatttatttatttatttatttatttatctattagattttatttttttattttattattattattattaatatatatatatatatatatatatatatatatatatatatatatatatatatatatatatatatatatatatatatatatatatatatatatatatatatatatttctcttaCTACCTAGCCGGAGGTCCGCTTAGAAGCAATATGTTTATCCGTCGAATCGAGAGAGAGATGACtctctctactcttgtgagtgtttcactcggggtggagaaaacGACTTCTCTTTATTCAAGAGTAGATGAAGGATTTTCTACATCTCACATCTCCATACCCCACACATAtgagattgggttttgttgttgttgttgttgattatcAAATCATTATTTTAACTACAACTGACAAATAATCAATAAAAATCAAACATGAATACATAAAAACTTGTTTTTACCTGTTAACTGATGGCGCAATGATTGAACAATATCTTTAAGTATTAGTGGacaacatatttatagtaaaacttTAAGTGTAGTGCAACCATCATATAATCATAATATATAatgtaataaaataatatatatgtttagAGAAGAGTAATAAAACAATAAATAATCCCTATATGATTTGgtcttttttgaaaaaaaaaaacacagaaaaaaaaacaaAGTGGAGTGTTTTTGTTTGTGGCTCTCGGCAACACCCAaacatctatagtttctattatattgctaaaataatgatgtcattattaggctaattcctttgttaagaaaaaatcaaaaagaaaaagaaaaaaatctaagcatggtgggtgatgtcattaatctaaataatttttaattaaaattaaatcttattaattaattattattattaaatcttattaataattattttaattattaaaattaaataattttaaattaatttaattaattattttgtattgagtacgagaaggtataaaagttaggcagaagtAAACAAgttctacatttatattttaatttacacttttaaaataaaatgacaaccaatattatctcttatgattggatgtggattgtttaatatgcattttaggtgtttgatgaaatgttcagctgacgagtttcttagtcggactatttgattccacgggtcattaaactaaataactttagcatttacgttcacttagtaCCTAaaaatatcattaaactgtttcgtctaaacgaacccgtggttccacgggtcattttacTAGTGGTAACTATATGTGATTAGAGATATAAGTTTTTggttatttaaatattattattatatgtagttttattttactattttatttaaatatattaggCTAAATTGACGGAAAGTGATAGTTTTTAAATATGGACATAATCGATATACGATAATTAACTTTACAAACATATTTTTCAATATGTTTGCCCATAACATATATTAACGGCTAatgcattattttattattatcattattatctttcatCTTAAAGTAATGATTATATTATTCAATTTAATAAAATAATCAAGCTTTATTTAGAAGATGACACGTAGGATTATTTAATTAAGATTACTTGAGAAAATGACACGTAGAATTTATAGCACAtgctttataataataaaataataactagACTTTAAGAGCCCGTACGTTGTACGGTTGGCTCTATTATGTTAAGGGTTAGTACATTAGGTGTTGATGATTGTATGTAAAAAAACATTTTAAATAAAACATAATAGTAGATATGAATACCAAAGATAGTTCTTGAACAAATCAAATGCAAAAACATTTATGAATGATTTTACTAAACATCAATATAGGTAGAAAGCGCGTTCGTCGAAATTGTAGGTGAAAACCCATGTTGTTCCATACTTCAAACGATTTTCTTTACGGAACTGCTGAAAACCGTATGTAACTGATAGGTTTGGCTTTGTCCTTGAGTTTTCTTGTTTCAGCCGCCATTTGTATTTCTTCCTTGCTAAATTATAACATGAAACACTTTTTCCACTTCGTAGTCCAGGTAGTAACATCAACTCTTTTGGAAGACGTTTAAAACAAAAATAAACTTTTAATTAATATGATAGATAAGATAATTTAACTGCAATATAAGTAATGTTTGTTAAATTATCTGTAAGAACAATTGGTCTATCAATTATGTAGAATTTTGCAATATAATATACATGTGAAAGTGTACTTACTAATACATGACCTCTTGGTATCGTAATGTTGCAATCATAAGTTTTAACCTCAGATTGTAAGTAGTCAGGTTTGTACATTTCCCCAAGAAGTGCAGGTGATATGTTTTTCTTTTCATCGCCAACTTCATTATAAATGATTAATTCTATATTCCGAAAAGTAAGTGCATATAAAATAACTGTATCTCCCTGATTTAATTGTAAGTCAGAAATTAACTCTTGCCATCCTTCACGAAATATCAACCTATCTTGAATCATAGACATGGGTAAACATTTTTTGTACGAACCGTTATAGTGAATCCACACATGATCATGTGGGCTTTTCCGTCCCTTATATGCAGATTTAAATTTTTTTGCCATGGtctgttaaataataataatatgttaatttattgtaaaaaaataatacacaatttaaaaaaaaaaaaaaaacaatgtatAGAAACACAGAAATGATGGAAATATTTTTAAATAGTCTATTACAATTTTAATATGAAAAATGTGAATGCAAaatttaaaagttgatttttaaagtTTTTGTATGTAAATTTACGTATTTATCAATAAAATACATACCAGAACATTAACGTTGGATCCATCTACAATTTGCATGAATGAAGGGAATCTCCTGTAATGGGCGTTATCGAACAATTTTAGCTGCAATTCTGTAACTTTGACCCAATTTTTGGTGATATTGAACCAGTTCTTTGGAGCCATTGTTCTTTTCGAATAAATAACTAACTCATAATTTCTGCAAATAATCTTGTGTTTATAAGAAAAAACAAATGTGACAATATTTTTAAAACTGTCATGTTTgagatataattattaccttgtactgCTCGCGAAATTTCTCGAAAAATGTTTCATCTGTGGATGCGTCTTTGACTGTATACTTCTCAAGGGTATACTTTTTGTTGTAAGGCTTAACATCCACCTTCAAGAGAAGATTTTGACCAACTAATGCTTCCAACTCTGAGGGGTGGTCCTCGTCTTCAAGTAATGACTTTTGGAGTTCATAAGCGGATTTGGTAACAAACTTTTTGACAATAGTTTCAAAGATAGTAACTGTTGCAATTCCAGTATCATCTGACATGCGCACACTTACTTTGAACCTGTTTTTTGGATGAAATACATTCTGTAAGTTAACAAACGTTATTATGTATAAATGTTATTGTTTTTTTTCAGTAAGTGTAACATAAAAAGCTGATATGAGTCAGTGTTGATGTGATAGTGTTAGATACCTTAGAGCAACTTGTGGGTTATCGCCACAATTACTACAATTACGCTTTAACATCAACTGTTGATCAATGTCCAGTGTAAGATCAACATCATTAGATTTTGTTTTTGCTGTTCTATGACATTTCTTACAGACGATGTACGACCACGTACTGTCTGGTTCAATGACAATGATATCAGCTGCAACAACATAAACTCCCTCCTATAAAAGACCATATTTATGTGGTAGTTGTTAGTTAAATATAAGAGGAAAACACTCTGACCACTACAAAAATGTAATTTGGAAACAACCAAAATTAGCCTGACATTATTGTATGACAAGTCACCACATCCAACACATGTAACATTTTCGAACCACTCGTCTAGTGGTTTCCCTTTAGGTGTTAAGGTTGGTGTCAGCGAAGGTGCGAACGATGTCTCTGCACCATTCTCTTCGTGATTGGCGAGAAATCTGTAACAATTGTATAATCAATTAATATGACAGAATAATTTATATGAAAAAGTATATAACAAAATCGTAAAAGTATAAGCATTTACAAATGTAGACTGCTTAATAATAGATGTATTTTAAGGAATAAAAAGAAGGTTAATATGTAATTAAATACAACCGTGTCCTGAAGTCAGTGACAATCGGTATGTTGGTGTCCAAAAACAATCCGGTGTGACTCCTGTCACTACCAACAGTTAGCTGACCTGCAGTTGATAAGAGAGAGTAAATGTAAAGCTAAATGCCAATACAAATACATAAATGTGGTTATGAAAGACATATGTAAATGTATAGAAATATACGTACGGTTGTATTTTTTGGTTCTTCCAAACTGAATAAGCAGAATGACACACTGATTTTCATCAGTTTGTTTCATATGAGCAAAAAAATCAACCATATATTTAGCAAACAATGTGCATGAGACAATGGAACCACTGTGAaaacaaataataattataattagttttaatataataccaatATGGACTGAAATGTGGagtaaaattttgaaaaaattgcaTTTTTAAGATATAGATGTTACTATATATCCTTCAGTTCCAGGTTGATGTATTTAGAATTTTCATCAGTGGATGAACCATATGTTTTCGGTTCACGATCATAGTAGTGAACTTTACCAATCACATATGTGAGATTTGTAAAACAAATATTAGAAATACACAATAAATGGTATATGAGTTAAGACTAAAGAGAAATCaatttaaaaaatttaaaatatcATAAATACAGAAGATTGATGATACCCGCAGTGTGTTTTTCTGATAGTTGACAGGTGATAAGATCTTCAAAAGGAATGAATCTGAAACATCACTACCTGTCCATTGATTGGAGGGCATAGGCATGATTGTTGTTTTGTTGATAAAGATTAACCTGGTATCATGAGTCCAGTGATTCAGTTTGTTATTTGTGAATCGTTGTGTGCCAACATTTTTAAGAACATAAATATTCTGCTCCTTCAGAATATCCTCAAATTTGTTCTTATGATAATTCTTGAGTGTAATACCAATTCGGTCACCCTGTAATACGACATATAAGCAGAAgaaaaacaacatgatatatacAAAGATTACAAAGATTAAAAATAAAGTGGGTGTATTAAAACAGCAAAAGAAGCATTACGtagtaagtattaagtattatctaTTAAAAATTAAGTATAACGTATATAGTTAGAAGTAACCTCTTTGTCAGTAGCGATTACATCCAGGAAAGGCTTTCCTTGATCAAAATTTGATTTGGACAACGTTTCAATACTAAGAATCCTGACCATTGTACTTACAGTCGGGTACCTTGGATTGATTGCTTTTACCAATAACATCTTTGATTCCATATGTGACAAACTGAAGGTTATTGATTACAGAAAAAGGTTTGATCGATAGAGATTGAAATTTTGCATTGATAAGTTGAAGGTGATAAAACCGTATATATAAGAGTTAAAATGAAATATATTCGGTTACCAAAAATTGGGGAAGTTATTTTGAAAGTTGATTAGATGATAATGATATTGACTGCGAAATTTTGGTGACGGTTGTTTTTTTCCTAAAAAAATGCAATTACAGCAAGACACTACAAAATATTTATTATCTACTTAACTAATatctaatatatttaaatatttaaataaatttatttatatttatacttgtGCTATTTATTTaaacatttattttatttattttttatttagtttACGGTTAgtaaaaacaaataattgtaattgATAAATGAATAAAGGTTCCCCTGaaatattaaaatttaaatatattgtaAACAAATATGATTTAAACAACTGATCtggattatttaaaaaaaaatcaatctctttaaattttattaagaaaaaaCATAATCAATTCTTTTGGCAGTGATTCAAGCACGGTGATaattatattgttattttattgTGTAATTTAAGTATGAATTATCTTTAATATCAAGTATAAATTGTGAAATTCAAATACAATATGAATAGAAGTAAGAAAGTAATGAATGAAAGAATGTAACAAATTGTAatagaaacataaacaaaataGTAACTTACCTGTAATCGGATTTCTGTAAAATCATCATCGCGATTCATGAAAAATCAACATGAAGCTTGATAGAAAGGTGTAATGAGGGTGCCGGCATTCTTTTTTTTTGGGAAATCAatta
The window above is part of the Rutidosis leptorrhynchoides isolate AG116_Rl617_1_P2 chromosome 1, CSIRO_AGI_Rlap_v1, whole genome shotgun sequence genome. Proteins encoded here:
- the LOC139845342 gene encoding uncharacterized protein; the encoded protein is MESKMLLVKAINPRYPTVSTMVRILSIETLSKSNFDQGKPFLDVIATDKEGDRIGITLKNYHKNKFEDILKEQNIYVLKNVGTQRFTNNKLNHWTHDTSGSIVSCTLFAKYMVDFFAHMKQTDENQCVILLIQFGRTKKYNRQLTVGSDRSHTGLFLDTNIPIVTDFRTRFLANHEENGAETSFAPSLTPTLTPKGKPLDEWFENVTCVGCGDLSYNNVRLILEGVYVVAADIIVIEPDSTWSYIVCKKCHRTAKTKSNDVDLTLDIDQQLMLKRNCSNCGDNPQVALRFKVSVRMSDDTGIATVTIFETIVKKFVTKSAYELQKSLLEDEDHPSELEALVGQNLLLKVDVKPYNKKYTLEKYTVKDASTDETFFEKFREQYKKL